In Sulfitobacter sp. LCG007, the sequence CGCCCCGTGCCGGACTGAACGCGCATTACCGACCCCAGTGGATGAACGTCGACGTTGACAGGCTGAAACCGCACATGCTTTTCCGGCTGGAAGATCTCGACGATGCCCTCGAACGCATCGCAGCCGCGCTCGGCGCGACGTCGGCCGTTTCGGGAGCCGCTCCGGTCCGCCTGAACAGGGCATCCGCGGGCGATGCCGACAACGGCAAGTTCGATACCGCGGAAGTGCGCGCACGAGTCCGGTCGATATACGACGCAGACTATGCTTTGTATGAGGAAGCGACCGGCAGGATCAGTGACTGGCCGATCCATCCAGCGGAGGCGCATGCGTGACGGCCCAGCTTATCGTCAGATATTCGGATTTCGATGCAACGGCCTATGAAACCGATTCCGAGAACCGGTCTAACAGCGGATTGACTCAGCTTCAGGCCTGGCGGGAAGGTCCGTCGTCGAGATGGGTCCTGTTCGAGATCAGGGACCGCGAACGCGCGCAGGCCTGGCTCGACAAGGGGGCGGCCCTCGGTCACGCTCCGGACGAGCACCACTTCCTGGAGACGACATGACCGAAGCCTATTGCCTGGCCCTCTACGGCATGCTCGTGCTGCTGACCCTGCTCCTGCAGGTCACAGGCGCCATGAACCAGCTTGGCATCGGCTACCTGCTTTCTTCCCGCGACGAGCACCGCAGCGTGACGGGCATGACCGCACGGCTCGACCGGGCGCTGGCCAACTCGATCACGTCCATGGCGCTCTTTGCGCCCGCGGTGCTGCTGCTTCTCGCCACCGACAAGACCAGCGCAGGCAGCGCGCTGGCCGCGCAGGTGTTCCTGATCGGCCGCATCGTCTATCTTCCGGCCTATGTCTTCCGCCTTGTCGGCATTCGCACCCTCGCCTGGCTGGTGGCTTTCGCGGCCACTGCGATGCTCTATCTGCTGGTCCTGAGATGACGACGGAACTTACGGTCCTCGTCTATGCCGCCCTGCTGCAGGTGGTGCAGTACTTCCTGATGGCGATCCCGGCGAATATCGAGCTTGGGCCGGGCAAGACCACC encodes:
- a CDS encoding MAPEG family protein — its product is MTEAYCLALYGMLVLLTLLLQVTGAMNQLGIGYLLSSRDEHRSVTGMTARLDRALANSITSMALFAPAVLLLLATDKTSAGSALAAQVFLIGRIVYLPAYVFRLVGIRTLAWLVAFAATAMLYLLVLR